In the Ruminococcus sp. OA3 genome, one interval contains:
- a CDS encoding LPXTG cell wall anchor domain-containing protein produces MMKKVIAVVCAALMTLGTAATVLAAPSPSVTGVVTKVNSATDADGNAVNVTIKDIPAEYKAAADEIKNIDKVKELLGDAFVEGMQVVDVKDVVAPEGAKFPLKITFNVSGVKADSKVAVLHYDTEKKAWEVVTAKAGAGTIEATFDSLSPVAFVVDGDAAKTVTTSTSPKTGETATAAYAGLIAVVAALGMGVTYYKKRKAA; encoded by the coding sequence ATGATGAAAAAAGTAATTGCAGTAGTATGTGCAGCGCTGATGACATTGGGAACAGCTGCTACCGTACTCGCAGCACCAAGCCCGTCGGTGACAGGCGTTGTAACCAAGGTAAACAGTGCAACTGATGCTGACGGAAACGCAGTTAATGTAACGATCAAAGACATTCCGGCAGAGTACAAAGCAGCGGCAGATGAGATCAAGAATATTGATAAAGTCAAAGAGCTGCTGGGAGATGCTTTTGTAGAAGGCATGCAGGTTGTGGATGTAAAAGACGTTGTTGCTCCGGAAGGTGCAAAATTCCCGTTGAAAATTACTTTTAACGTATCTGGCGTAAAAGCAGACAGTAAAGTAGCAGTTCTTCACTATGATACAGAGAAGAAAGCATGGGAAGTTGTTACAGCTAAAGCTGGTGCAGGCACAATTGAAGCAACTTTCGATTCTCTGTCACCGGTAGCATTCGTAGTTGACGGTGATGCAGCAAAAACTGTTACAACAAGTACATCACCAAAAACCGGTGAGACAGCAACAGCAGCATACGCTGGACTGATCGCTGTAGTTGCAGCTCTTGGTATGGGTGTTACTTACTATAAAAAAAGAAAAGCAGCTTAA
- a CDS encoding Wzz/FepE/Etk N-terminal domain-containing protein, which yields MERFENDEIEIDLGSLIRALLQKWWMFVAGGVIAGLIAIIVTLVLLTPQYESKSMLYILSKTTSVTSFADLQLSSGLTADFEVIATSMPVIDGAIEKIQEEDGITLTRKEIQEMISVSNTSDTRILVITAQDADPTRACIVANAVASETADQMAYIMKSDPPTTVEEAEVSVEPISPSVTKNTVIGILAGILLVGLYLVIQFIRNDNIKTQEDVEKYLGLSTLAVIPLEKGKPDKRKELKEMKKEHEK from the coding sequence ATGGAAAGATTTGAGAATGATGAAATTGAAATAGACCTGGGCAGCCTGATCCGGGCTCTGCTTCAGAAGTGGTGGATGTTCGTGGCAGGTGGGGTTATCGCAGGGCTGATCGCGATTATTGTCACGCTGGTGCTGCTGACACCGCAGTATGAGTCGAAGTCCATGCTGTACATTTTGTCCAAGACGACCAGCGTTACATCATTTGCCGATCTGCAGCTCAGTTCAGGGCTGACCGCCGATTTTGAGGTAATTGCGACGAGTATGCCGGTTATCGACGGAGCGATCGAAAAGATTCAGGAGGAAGACGGGATCACGCTGACGAGAAAAGAGATTCAGGAGATGATTTCAGTTTCGAACACGTCCGACACGCGTATCCTTGTGATTACAGCTCAGGACGCAGATCCCACGCGTGCCTGTATTGTTGCGAACGCCGTGGCTTCAGAGACGGCAGACCAGATGGCATATATCATGAAATCTGACCCTCCGACAACGGTAGAGGAGGCGGAAGTGTCTGTGGAACCAATCAGCCCGAGTGTTACGAAGAACACGGTGATCGGTATCCTGGCAGGTATCCTGCTGGTAGGTCTTTACCTGGTGATCCAGTTTATCCGTAATGACAACATCAAGACACAGGAAGACGTTGAAAAATATCTGGGCCTGAGCACTCTTGCTGTCATTCCTTTGGAGAAAGGCAAACCAGACAAGAGGAAAGAACTTAAAGAGATGAAGAAAGAACATGAAAAATAG
- the srtB gene encoding class B sortase, protein MKNRYKILFGVFLIVFLAAAGFCVYYYTTQKQKEQVYEELAEEVKATPEPDPTAEPTKTPEATEEVTPEPTPEVIIPVDFEKLQQRNADIYAWIQIPDTIVDYPVLQSASDNMYYLDHTVDGAEGLPGSIYTENINRIDFTDKNTVIYGHNMNDGSMFGGLHQYVDPAYMEAHPDIYIYTPEHIYTYRVFAAVTYDNRHILGQYDCNDESQFQAFLDSVMSVRNIASHFSSETTATVDDRIITLSTCNGNSEQRFLVEAVLIDEK, encoded by the coding sequence ATGAAAAATAGATATAAGATTTTATTTGGTGTATTCCTGATTGTTTTTCTTGCTGCGGCAGGGTTTTGTGTTTACTATTATACGACACAGAAACAGAAGGAACAGGTATATGAGGAACTGGCAGAGGAAGTAAAAGCGACACCGGAGCCTGATCCGACTGCTGAACCGACGAAAACGCCGGAAGCGACGGAGGAGGTAACTCCGGAACCGACACCGGAAGTAATAATTCCGGTTGATTTTGAAAAACTTCAACAGCGCAATGCGGACATTTACGCGTGGATACAGATACCGGATACCATTGTTGACTATCCGGTACTGCAGAGCGCATCAGATAATATGTATTATCTGGATCATACGGTGGACGGTGCGGAAGGGCTGCCCGGCTCTATCTACACAGAAAATATCAACAGGATAGATTTTACCGATAAAAACACGGTGATCTACGGGCATAACATGAATGACGGTTCGATGTTTGGAGGACTTCACCAGTACGTGGATCCGGCATACATGGAGGCACATCCGGATATTTACATTTATACGCCGGAACACATTTATACATACCGTGTGTTTGCGGCAGTCACGTACGATAACCGGCATATTCTGGGTCAGTATGACTGTAATGATGAATCACAGTTTCAGGCATTTCTGGATTCTGTGATGTCGGTGCGAAATATTGCCAGTCATTTCAGCTCAGAAACAACGGCGACGGTGGATGACCGGATCATCACGTTGTCAACATGTAACGGAAACAGCGAACAGCGTTTTCTGGTAGAGGCGGTATTGATCGATGAAAAATGA
- a CDS encoding LCP family protein, with translation MKNEKKHKHQSPAMSISSMILVGCVVVIIGGLGILAGKLLLEHRQEVAEAKVQEEQVTQSSNAQTVTYHGQTYEYNRELTNILFMGVDKKEEVTLQDTPGTAGQADCIMILSLDEKTQTGKVLQISRDTMTDVDIYDVNGNFYTSVEAQIATQYAYGNGEKSSCWAMEKTVSELLYELPIDAYISLNIDSISTLNDAVGGVTLTIPEDYTEVDPAFVQGTVVTMTGEQAERYVRYRDTNVTGSNNGRMQRQVQYITALVQALKSTAGAEGSYYERFSSFLKPYMVTDMNAQQIDSFANYDFKSEETQYLPGEVRKGAEHDEFYVDEENLYDLLLKTFYKRKN, from the coding sequence ATGAAAAATGAGAAAAAACATAAGCACCAAAGCCCTGCTATGAGTATCAGCAGCATGATCCTTGTGGGCTGTGTGGTGGTAATTATCGGGGGGCTCGGTATCCTGGCGGGAAAACTCCTGCTGGAACACCGGCAGGAAGTGGCGGAAGCCAAAGTTCAGGAAGAACAGGTCACACAGAGCAGTAATGCGCAGACGGTGACATATCATGGACAGACATATGAATACAACAGGGAGCTTACGAATATCCTTTTTATGGGTGTGGATAAGAAAGAAGAAGTTACTCTGCAGGACACTCCCGGAACGGCGGGACAGGCTGACTGCATCATGATCCTTTCACTGGATGAAAAGACACAGACGGGAAAAGTACTGCAGATTTCCAGAGATACCATGACGGATGTGGATATCTACGATGTGAATGGAAATTTCTATACGAGTGTTGAGGCACAGATCGCGACACAGTACGCCTATGGAAACGGTGAGAAGAGCAGCTGCTGGGCGATGGAGAAGACCGTATCGGAGCTGTTATATGAATTGCCCATTGATGCTTACATTTCTCTGAATATTGATTCAATCAGTACTTTGAATGATGCTGTTGGAGGAGTGACACTTACGATTCCCGAGGATTATACAGAGGTTGATCCGGCGTTTGTACAGGGGACCGTGGTCACGATGACCGGCGAGCAGGCGGAACGGTATGTCCGCTATCGTGATACGAATGTGACCGGGAGCAATAACGGCAGGATGCAGCGCCAGGTTCAGTATATCACGGCGCTTGTACAGGCACTGAAGAGTACTGCCGGCGCAGAGGGCAGTTATTATGAGCGTTTTTCGTCATTTCTGAAGCCATATATGGTGACTGACATGAATGCACAGCAGATTGACAGTTTTGCAAACTATGATTTTAAGTCGGAAGAGACACAATATCTGCCGGGAGAGGTCCGGAAGGGCGCTGAACATGACGAATTTTATGTGGATGAGGAAAATTTATACGATTTATTGCTAAAAACATTTTACAAACGGAAGAATTGA
- a CDS encoding CpsD/CapB family tyrosine-protein kinase, which produces MNRITIGEESSRTNREKEVYRTLRTNIEFTGVENRAIAITSCTPNDGKTTVSYNLACAFADGGKKTLLVDADLRKSVLFHRLQVQDSVKGLSHYLSGQENIGDVICSTNRKNLFLLPSGLFPTNPTELLGNERFAQMLPILKKTFDYVLIDTPPLSNVIDAAVVAKECDASLLVLAADNSSRVVAKTVTEQLRSANNNLLGVVLNKVDVRRGSYYGRRYGGYDSYYSYDA; this is translated from the coding sequence ATGAATAGAATAACCATCGGGGAGGAGTCCAGCCGGACAAACCGTGAGAAGGAGGTCTACCGGACACTGAGAACAAATATCGAGTTCACAGGCGTGGAAAACCGGGCCATCGCGATCACGAGCTGTACCCCGAATGACGGAAAAACGACAGTTTCTTATAATCTGGCCTGTGCATTTGCGGATGGCGGAAAGAAAACATTGCTGGTAGATGCGGATCTGAGAAAGTCCGTATTGTTTCACCGGCTTCAGGTTCAGGATTCTGTGAAAGGGCTGAGCCATTACCTGTCGGGACAGGAGAATATCGGGGACGTGATCTGTTCCACAAACAGAAAGAACCTTTTCCTGCTTCCATCCGGACTGTTTCCGACGAATCCGACAGAGCTTCTGGGAAACGAGCGCTTTGCCCAGATGCTTCCTATTCTGAAGAAGACTTTTGATTACGTACTGATCGATACACCGCCGCTTTCCAACGTGATCGATGCGGCAGTCGTGGCTAAGGAGTGTGATGCTTCGCTTCTGGTTCTGGCGGCAGACAATTCATCGCGCGTTGTAGCAAAAACTGTAACAGAGCAGCTCCGTTCGGCAAACAATAATCTGCTGGGAGTTGTTCTGAATAAAGTTGATGTCCGCCGTGGCAGCTATTATGGAAGACGTTATGGCGGATACGACAGCTATTACAGTTATGATGCGTAA
- a CDS encoding AI-2E family transporter, which translates to MLLNLEDSRVKQWIVVITYAVILVLVVINFRDILKGIWTFMGYLKPLYIGIAIAFVLNRPYEKLRVLYGKKMGNRPGAAKVLAILTVYLAVIGGIVLLVRFMVPQIAENISTFVSSADQYVAMIQKELNQFMDRMGINQIDMSEVIASINSYLGKLDQVLEGTLPQIWKITSNAISGLAQIIISLVLSIYLMSGKEKLLSQCKRVLRTYCPDKACHKVKNVCCTINVVFDNYVVGQLTEALILGSLCFIGMIILGIGYAGLISIIIAVTALVPIWGAYIGGGVAVLLLLFVEPKQALVFLVFLVILQQVENSAIYPRVVGNKIGLSGLWVLLGITVGGGMFGIVGMLIGVPVTTVLYIFLKNDVLRREHRLERE; encoded by the coding sequence GTGTTACTGAATTTGGAAGATTCCCGGGTAAAACAATGGATAGTAGTCATTACGTATGCAGTGATTCTGGTTCTGGTCGTCATTAATTTTCGTGATATCTTAAAAGGTATCTGGACGTTTATGGGCTACTTAAAGCCGCTTTATATCGGTATCGCGATCGCGTTTGTGCTGAACAGGCCATATGAAAAACTGCGTGTACTCTATGGGAAGAAGATGGGAAACCGTCCGGGTGCGGCAAAAGTACTTGCAATTCTGACTGTTTATCTGGCAGTTATCGGTGGTATTGTACTGCTGGTGCGTTTTATGGTTCCCCAGATCGCGGAGAATATATCAACATTCGTGAGCAGCGCGGATCAGTATGTCGCAATGATTCAGAAGGAACTCAATCAGTTTATGGACAGGATGGGAATCAATCAGATTGATATGTCTGAAGTGATCGCCTCCATCAACAGCTATCTGGGAAAACTGGATCAGGTACTTGAGGGAACGCTTCCACAGATTTGGAAGATTACTTCGAACGCCATATCCGGGCTTGCCCAGATTATCATCTCTCTGGTGCTGTCCATTTATCTGATGAGCGGAAAAGAAAAGCTGCTCAGTCAGTGTAAGAGAGTGCTGCGTACGTATTGTCCGGATAAAGCCTGCCATAAAGTAAAAAATGTCTGCTGTACGATCAATGTTGTATTCGACAATTACGTCGTAGGCCAGCTGACAGAGGCACTGATTCTGGGCAGTCTTTGCTTTATCGGGATGATTATTCTGGGCATCGGTTATGCGGGACTGATCAGCATCATCATCGCTGTAACTGCACTGGTTCCCATCTGGGGAGCGTATATCGGAGGCGGAGTGGCGGTCCTGCTTTTGCTGTTCGTGGAGCCGAAGCAGGCATTAGTTTTCCTGGTTTTCCTGGTGATCCTTCAGCAGGTCGAGAACAGTGCGATCTACCCAAGAGTTGTGGGAAATAAGATCGGCCTGTCGGGTCTTTGGGTATTGCTTGGAATCACGGTCGGCGGCGGAATGTTTGGAATTGTGGGTATGCTGATCGGCGTTCCGGTCACGACCGTTCTGTATATTTTTTTGAAAAATGATGTGCTGAGGCGGGAGCACAGGCTGGAAAGGGAGTAG